From Miscanthus floridulus cultivar M001 chromosome 15, ASM1932011v1, whole genome shotgun sequence, the proteins below share one genomic window:
- the LOC136506775 gene encoding zinc finger CCCH domain-containing protein 65-like isoform X1 gives MADADAKPPSPDAAASPVPSISPSSVRAGDAADEDAIEKQLAGLGIAVAGNGGGFPEPSGWDDGPVPVPITAAVLVVGDEGADEKAPAPTGAVDVKVRFPRRPGEPDCSYYLKFGTCRFGIKCKFNHPARKKKSSRVRGSGSNSSSNKASSPDDDQAPREEYEGLVPGISDSMGFDDKGSLSNSENHRKMSYEVIDMKRGKLEPKEKICEEPEKGIYFMKLDETNVTTQKILKGAKDKRKETFAEGNAQEECKYYSTPGGCKFGKACKYLHREGKEGKTEVEKAELNFLGLPLRPGEKECPYYMRTGSCKFATNCKFHHPDPTNAPSKEPGLQHENADTPLQNVQGSSQPSLQIWPDQRTLNEQHVPFLAPAPSYGGGMVPPQGMYPSPDWSGYHQVPLNPYYPPGVPFPHFPAAHMNHPMYKAADIPGNQPPPSDEYPERPGQPECQHFIKSGFCKYRMKCRFHHPRSRQSAPLTGLSPIGLPIKPDQPVCTYYGRYGFCKYGPACMFNHPFNFGPPVPAAGPALPGQYTTPGNFTVFSDVATNACNNFHL, from the exons atggcggacgccGACGCCAAGCCCCCGTCCCCCGACGCCGCGGCGTCCCCGGTTCCCTCGATCTCCCCCTCCTCCGTACGCGCCGGGGACGCGGCCGACGAAGACGCGATCGAGAAGCAGCTCGCCGGCCTGGGCATCGCCGTCGCCGGCAACGGGGGCGGGTTCCCCGAGCCATCGGGCTGGGACGATGGCCCCGTACCAGTCCCCATCACGGCCGCCGTCCTTGTCGTCGGTGATGAGGGTGCCGACGAGAAGGCGCCGGCGCCGACGGGGGCAGTGGATGTGAAGGTGCGGTTCCCGCGCCGGCCCGGAGAGCCGGACTGCAGCTACTACCTCAAGTTCGGCACCTGCCGCTTCGGGATCAAGTGCAAGTTCAACCACCctgcgaggaagaagaagagtagTAGG GTGAGAGGCAGTgggagcaacagcagcagcaataAAGCATCGTCTCCTGATGATGATCAG GCTCCTAGAGAAGAATACGAAGGCCTTGTTCCAGGCATTTCGGATTCCATG GGCTTTGATGACAAGGGGAGCTTATCTAACTCGGAAAATCATAGGAAGATGTCATATGAA GTTATTGATATGAAAAGGGGGAAACTAGAGCCAAAGGAAAAG ATTTGTGAAGAACCTGAAAAGGGAATTTATTTTATGAAGTTAGACGAGACAAATGTCACAACCCAAAAG ATTCTGAAGGGTGCTAAAGATAAAAGAAAGGAAACCTTTGCAGAAGGCAACGCTCAGGAGGAATGCAAG TATTATTCAACACCTGGAGGATGCAAATTCGGTAAAGCTTGCAAATACCTCCACCGTGAGGGAAAAGAAGGGAAAACAGAGGTTGAAAAAGCTGAGCTGAACTTTCTAGGTCTTCCACTGCGACCA GGTGAAAAGGAGTGCCCATACTATATGCGCACTGGGAGCTGCAAATTTGCGACTAACTGCAAGTTTCACCACCCAGATCCTACTAACGCGCCTTCAAAAGAACCAGGGTTGCAACATGAGAATGCGGATACACCACTGCAAAATGTCCAAGGATCCTCTCAGCCTAGCCTTCAGATATGGCCTGACCAGAGAACATTGAATGAACAGCATGTTCCTTTTCTAGCTCCAGCACCGTCATACGGTGGAGGGATGGTTCCACCTCAAGGAATGTATCCATCTCCTGACTGGAGTGGGTATCATCAG GTACCTTTGAATCCATATTACCCTCCTGGTGTCCCTTTTCCGCATTTTCCAGCTGCCCATATGAATCACCCGATGTACAAGGCTGCAGATATACCAGGAAATCAACCACCACCTTCTGATGAGTATCCCGAGAGACCTGGCCAACCTGAATGCCAGCATTTTATTAAGAGCGGTTTCTGTAAATACAGGATGAAATGCAGATTTCACCATCCAAGGTCGCGCCAGTCTGCACCACTAACAGGTCTTAGCCCCATCGGTTTGCCTATCAAACCT GATCAACCTGTGTGCACGTACTATGGCCGCTATGGTTTTTGCAAGTATGGGCCAGCTTGCATGTTCAACCACCCCTTCAACTTCGGCCCTCCCGTGCCGGCAGCAGGACCAGCCCTCCCCGGGCAATACACTACACCTGGAAACTTCACTGTCTTTTCTGACGTCGCCACGAATGCTTGTAATAACTTCCACCTGTAA
- the LOC136506775 gene encoding zinc finger CCCH domain-containing protein 65-like isoform X2: MADADAKPPSPDAAASPVPSISPSSVRAGDAADEDAIEKQLAGLGIAVAGNGGGFPEPSGWDDGPVPVPITAAVLVVGDEGADEKAPAPTGAVDVKVRFPRRPGEPDCSYYLKFGTCRFGIKCKFNHPARKKKSSRVRGSGSNSSSNKASSPDDDQAPREEYEGLVPGISDSMGFDDKGSLSNSENHRKMSYEVIDMKRGKLEPKEKICEEPEKGIYFMKLDETNVTTQKGAKDKRKETFAEGNAQEECKYYSTPGGCKFGKACKYLHREGKEGKTEVEKAELNFLGLPLRPGEKECPYYMRTGSCKFATNCKFHHPDPTNAPSKEPGLQHENADTPLQNVQGSSQPSLQIWPDQRTLNEQHVPFLAPAPSYGGGMVPPQGMYPSPDWSGYHQVPLNPYYPPGVPFPHFPAAHMNHPMYKAADIPGNQPPPSDEYPERPGQPECQHFIKSGFCKYRMKCRFHHPRSRQSAPLTGLSPIGLPIKPDQPVCTYYGRYGFCKYGPACMFNHPFNFGPPVPAAGPALPGQYTTPGNFTVFSDVATNACNNFHL, from the exons atggcggacgccGACGCCAAGCCCCCGTCCCCCGACGCCGCGGCGTCCCCGGTTCCCTCGATCTCCCCCTCCTCCGTACGCGCCGGGGACGCGGCCGACGAAGACGCGATCGAGAAGCAGCTCGCCGGCCTGGGCATCGCCGTCGCCGGCAACGGGGGCGGGTTCCCCGAGCCATCGGGCTGGGACGATGGCCCCGTACCAGTCCCCATCACGGCCGCCGTCCTTGTCGTCGGTGATGAGGGTGCCGACGAGAAGGCGCCGGCGCCGACGGGGGCAGTGGATGTGAAGGTGCGGTTCCCGCGCCGGCCCGGAGAGCCGGACTGCAGCTACTACCTCAAGTTCGGCACCTGCCGCTTCGGGATCAAGTGCAAGTTCAACCACCctgcgaggaagaagaagagtagTAGG GTGAGAGGCAGTgggagcaacagcagcagcaataAAGCATCGTCTCCTGATGATGATCAG GCTCCTAGAGAAGAATACGAAGGCCTTGTTCCAGGCATTTCGGATTCCATG GGCTTTGATGACAAGGGGAGCTTATCTAACTCGGAAAATCATAGGAAGATGTCATATGAA GTTATTGATATGAAAAGGGGGAAACTAGAGCCAAAGGAAAAG ATTTGTGAAGAACCTGAAAAGGGAATTTATTTTATGAAGTTAGACGAGACAAATGTCACAACCCAAAAG GGTGCTAAAGATAAAAGAAAGGAAACCTTTGCAGAAGGCAACGCTCAGGAGGAATGCAAG TATTATTCAACACCTGGAGGATGCAAATTCGGTAAAGCTTGCAAATACCTCCACCGTGAGGGAAAAGAAGGGAAAACAGAGGTTGAAAAAGCTGAGCTGAACTTTCTAGGTCTTCCACTGCGACCA GGTGAAAAGGAGTGCCCATACTATATGCGCACTGGGAGCTGCAAATTTGCGACTAACTGCAAGTTTCACCACCCAGATCCTACTAACGCGCCTTCAAAAGAACCAGGGTTGCAACATGAGAATGCGGATACACCACTGCAAAATGTCCAAGGATCCTCTCAGCCTAGCCTTCAGATATGGCCTGACCAGAGAACATTGAATGAACAGCATGTTCCTTTTCTAGCTCCAGCACCGTCATACGGTGGAGGGATGGTTCCACCTCAAGGAATGTATCCATCTCCTGACTGGAGTGGGTATCATCAG GTACCTTTGAATCCATATTACCCTCCTGGTGTCCCTTTTCCGCATTTTCCAGCTGCCCATATGAATCACCCGATGTACAAGGCTGCAGATATACCAGGAAATCAACCACCACCTTCTGATGAGTATCCCGAGAGACCTGGCCAACCTGAATGCCAGCATTTTATTAAGAGCGGTTTCTGTAAATACAGGATGAAATGCAGATTTCACCATCCAAGGTCGCGCCAGTCTGCACCACTAACAGGTCTTAGCCCCATCGGTTTGCCTATCAAACCT GATCAACCTGTGTGCACGTACTATGGCCGCTATGGTTTTTGCAAGTATGGGCCAGCTTGCATGTTCAACCACCCCTTCAACTTCGGCCCTCCCGTGCCGGCAGCAGGACCAGCCCTCCCCGGGCAATACACTACACCTGGAAACTTCACTGTCTTTTCTGACGTCGCCACGAATGCTTGTAATAACTTCCACCTGTAA